In one Brevibacillus choshinensis genomic region, the following are encoded:
- a CDS encoding response regulator — translation MKVVLIDDERLALNYLEKMLQGNEELEIVKMFSDPIQAIEEIQQIKPEMVFLDVEMPVMTGIEAAEQILTLLPDVHIVFVTAYEGYAIKAFELNALDYVLKPARRERLQKTLMRIRKEKAEMVKESSPVPYRKICCFRSLHLESSEHGTETFRWRTTKAQELFAYLIHRRGQPVRKDVLLDLLWTDVEWKKGYAHLYTTVYQIRKTLNKLGVELKLTNCEDGYLLEMNDVSLDVEEWEKRLRQAPPITKETIQEHLNLVELYRGDYLAEYDYLWAESERQRLRADWYHHAAQVGKFLVETNEFAKAMAVYLRMQQIVPHQEELFFYMMKLYDAVGDREAVEGQYVRLTQMLREELETTPQEDVQNWYKQWKNKR, via the coding sequence GTGAAGGTTGTTTTAATCGATGATGAGCGATTAGCACTGAATTACCTAGAAAAAATGTTACAGGGTAATGAAGAGCTAGAGATAGTAAAAATGTTCTCAGATCCCATTCAGGCCATAGAGGAGATCCAACAAATCAAGCCTGAAATGGTTTTTCTGGATGTCGAGATGCCTGTGATGACGGGAATTGAGGCGGCGGAGCAAATTCTTACCCTACTGCCGGATGTCCATATTGTGTTTGTCACGGCTTATGAGGGATATGCGATCAAGGCATTTGAACTGAATGCACTCGATTACGTCTTGAAGCCTGCCCGACGGGAACGTTTGCAAAAAACATTGATGCGGATACGAAAAGAAAAGGCAGAGATGGTAAAAGAGAGCTCGCCTGTTCCTTACCGGAAAATTTGTTGCTTTCGATCTCTTCACCTGGAGAGTTCAGAACACGGGACAGAAACGTTTCGCTGGCGTACAACCAAAGCACAGGAATTGTTTGCCTATCTGATCCATCGGCGTGGTCAGCCTGTCAGAAAAGACGTTCTGCTGGACCTTTTATGGACAGATGTAGAATGGAAGAAAGGGTATGCGCATCTCTATACCACGGTGTATCAGATCCGTAAAACACTTAACAAGCTCGGAGTAGAGCTAAAGCTGACCAACTGTGAGGACGGCTATTTATTAGAGATGAACGATGTTAGTCTCGATGTGGAGGAGTGGGAAAAGCGTTTGCGACAAGCTCCTCCGATTACGAAGGAGACCATACAGGAGCATTTGAATCTGGTCGAGCTCTATCGGGGTGACTATTTGGCCGAGTACGACTACTTGTGGGCGGAGAGTGAACGGCAAAGGCTGCGAGCGGACTGGTACCATCACGCTGCACAAGTCGGGAAATTTCTGGTGGAAACGAATGAGTTTGCAAAAGCAATGGCTGTATACCTTCGGATGCAGCAAATCGTCCCGCATCAGGAGGAACTCTTTTTTTATATGATGAAGCTGTATGATGCAGTTGGGGACCGTGAAGCGGTAGAAGGACAATATGTCCGATTGACACAAATGCTTCGTGAAGAGCTCGAGACCACACCGCAGGAGGATGTACAGAACTGGTATAAACAATGGAAGAACAAACGATAA